Proteins encoded by one window of Kiritimatiellales bacterium:
- a CDS encoding VPLPA-CTERM sorting domain-containing protein, whose translation MILDSTVGIFFQWIYFGDDPDLQQGITVGDGWAYYCTGGNFELSTAQIDSLDTGTILNFGNGLTGQWVTEGSDQVLRLNQEFPTTLELAPFIPVPEPAAALLLLSTVGVFGLYRRVFGKGE comes from the coding sequence TTGATACTGGACAGCACTGTTGGAATATTTTTTCAGTGGATCTATTTCGGGGATGATCCTGATCTACAGCAGGGGATAACCGTAGGAGACGGGTGGGCCTATTACTGCACCGGCGGTAATTTTGAACTGTCCACTGCACAGATTGATTCGCTTGATACCGGAACCATTCTTAATTTTGGAAACGGGTTGACCGGGCAGTGGGTTACGGAAGGCAGTGATCAGGTTTTGCGGCTGAATCAGGAGTTCCCGACCACGCTGGAGCTGGCTCCTTTTATCCCCGTTCCCGAACCTGCCGCGGCGCTGCTGTTGCTTTCCACTGTTGGAGTGTTCGGACTCTACCGTCGCGTTTTCGGTAAAGGAGAATAA
- a CDS encoding 3'-5' exonuclease encodes MEFIAFDLETTGIQPRTDAVLEIGAVRFSGTDPVETFCTFINPGRPIPPEASAVNGITDDMVAGAPDIAAALTQLAGFCGSLPLVAHNAPFDFKFLHKAVEDHRTPAPAGVILDSCALARIVFPGMLNYKLGTLAGYFGFTGGTFHRAAEDSIYCGRLFARILEALEKAGQSAGVHALLELAGQPLMKFPQYTGQPEQLGLF; translated from the coding sequence ATGGAATTTATAGCATTCGATCTGGAAACCACCGGAATTCAGCCGCGTACCGACGCCGTCCTCGAAATCGGCGCCGTCCGGTTCAGCGGAACTGATCCCGTCGAAACATTCTGTACGTTCATCAATCCCGGCCGCCCGATTCCGCCGGAAGCCTCCGCCGTCAACGGCATTACCGACGACATGGTTGCCGGCGCGCCGGATATTGCGGCCGCATTAACGCAGCTCGCCGGATTCTGCGGCAGCCTGCCGCTCGTGGCGCACAATGCGCCGTTCGATTTTAAATTCCTGCACAAAGCTGTTGAAGACCATAGAACACCGGCGCCGGCCGGCGTTATCCTCGACAGTTGTGCGCTCGCCCGCATCGTCTTCCCCGGCATGCTCAACTATAAACTCGGCACCCTCGCCGGATATTTCGGCTTCACCGGCGGCACTTTTCATCGCGCCGCAGAAGACAGCATCTACTGCGGACGCCTCTTCGCCCGCATCCTTGAAGCGCTCGAAAAAGCCGGTCAGTCCGCCGGCGTTCACGCACTGCTTGAACTCGCCGGTCAGCCGCTCATGAAATTTCCGCAATACACCGGGCAGCCCGAACAGCTTGGCCTTTTCTAG
- a CDS encoding DUF255 domain-containing protein — MKKFGFTGIVLLAALAMAGCDEKTATEAAVWQTDYDAAVKQATEENKYILVNISGLQWCRWCRLLEEEVFSTPDFITYAKDNLICVLLDFGRDGQPTAAEFAARHNALLERYQIQGFPTVLIQKPDGKTIVRTGYQRGGPENYVKFIQGVIEKDNGTN, encoded by the coding sequence ATGAAGAAATTTGGATTTACTGGAATTGTACTGCTGGCAGCACTCGCAATGGCCGGCTGCGACGAGAAAACCGCGACGGAAGCGGCGGTCTGGCAGACGGATTATGACGCGGCGGTGAAACAGGCGACGGAAGAGAATAAATATATTCTGGTCAACATCAGCGGCCTGCAGTGGTGCCGCTGGTGCCGGCTGCTGGAAGAAGAGGTGTTTTCAACGCCGGATTTTATAACGTACGCCAAAGACAATCTCATTTGTGTTCTGCTGGATTTCGGGCGCGACGGACAGCCCACTGCCGCTGAATTTGCGGCGCGGCACAACGCACTGCTGGAGCGTTATCAGATCCAGGGTTTTCCGACGGTGCTGATCCAAAAACCGGACGGCAAGACAATTGTCCGCACCGGATACCAGCGCGGCGGCCCTGAAAATTATGTGAAGTTTATACAGGGCGTGATCGAAAAAGATAACGGCACAAACTGA
- the fusA gene encoding elongation factor G: protein MARSVPLSKVRNIGIMAHIDAGKTTVSERILFFTGRSHKLGETHDGAATMDWMAQEQERGITITSAATTCMWRDHQISLIDTPGHVDFTMEVERSLRILDGAIALFCAVGGVQPQSETVWYQSERYEVPKIAFINKMDRIGADFFYVVENIHKQLGANAVPVVIPIGSSENFTGIVDLIEMVAVYYDEVGQGTSFREEPIPEELMETAKKWRANLVEKCAEQDEEVLEKFFEEGDLSRDEILKILRKATCARQVVPVYCGSAFKNKGIQRLLDGVINILPAPNEIRGIVCTRRPENQRKVDDNEVLAALAFKIMSDKHMGKLTYIRMYSGTLESGSTVWNSSEQKKQRVGRILRMHANRQETLDQAVAGDIVAVIGLTETKTGNTLCSQEEEIFLEAMEFPMPVISISIKPVSQSDSEKLSEALHRLAEEDPTFTVSFDQETSETIISGMGELHLEIIVDRLKREFGVQAEVGRPEVAYRETATSPSNGSYKHAKQSGGRGQYGHVVLELEPLTAGSGFEFNNKIVGGRIPQEYIPSVEKGIIQALGSGPYAGYPVVDMRVNLIDGSYHDVDSSDFAFQIAGRQGFKQLFMKGHPHLLEPVMSIEVTMPEEYMGPVNGTICQRRGRIESMDERGGMKLVRGHVPLSEMFGYSNTLRSLTQGRATFTMTFEHYEAVPFSIAEEVVKKRRAEGKVRGGEE from the coding sequence ATGGCCAGATCAGTACCTTTATCTAAAGTGCGTAATATTGGAATTATGGCGCACATCGACGCGGGCAAAACCACCGTGAGCGAACGTATACTTTTTTTTACCGGCCGGTCCCATAAGCTCGGCGAAACGCATGACGGCGCCGCAACGATGGACTGGATGGCCCAGGAGCAGGAACGCGGCATTACAATCACTTCGGCAGCGACTACCTGCATGTGGCGCGATCACCAGATTTCCCTGATTGACACCCCCGGACACGTGGACTTTACGATGGAGGTGGAGCGTTCGCTGCGTATTCTCGACGGAGCGATTGCGCTGTTCTGCGCAGTCGGCGGTGTGCAGCCGCAGTCCGAAACGGTGTGGTACCAGTCTGAACGCTATGAGGTGCCGAAAATTGCATTCATTAATAAGATGGATCGTATCGGCGCGGACTTTTTCTATGTTGTAGAAAACATCCACAAACAGCTCGGTGCGAATGCCGTTCCGGTGGTTATTCCCATCGGTTCATCGGAAAACTTTACGGGAATTGTCGATCTGATTGAAATGGTTGCGGTATATTATGATGAGGTCGGACAGGGTACCAGCTTCCGCGAAGAGCCGATTCCGGAAGAACTGATGGAGACAGCCAAAAAATGGCGCGCGAATCTGGTTGAAAAATGTGCTGAACAGGACGAGGAGGTGCTCGAAAAATTCTTTGAGGAAGGTGATCTCTCAAGAGATGAAATTTTAAAAATCCTGCGCAAAGCCACCTGCGCCCGTCAGGTGGTGCCGGTCTACTGCGGCTCTGCATTTAAGAACAAAGGCATTCAGCGCCTGCTCGACGGCGTCATTAATATTCTGCCGGCGCCGAACGAAATCCGGGGGATTGTTTGCACGCGCCGTCCGGAAAATCAACGCAAAGTGGATGATAATGAAGTGCTGGCCGCATTGGCATTCAAAATTATGTCCGATAAACACATGGGCAAACTGACCTATATCCGCATGTATTCCGGCACACTCGAAAGCGGCTCCACCGTCTGGAACAGTTCTGAGCAGAAAAAGCAGCGTGTCGGCCGTATCCTGCGCATGCATGCCAACCGGCAGGAAACACTGGATCAAGCCGTTGCCGGCGATATCGTTGCAGTGATCGGTCTGACGGAGACTAAAACCGGCAATACGCTGTGCTCACAGGAAGAGGAAATTTTTCTCGAAGCGATGGAGTTCCCTATGCCGGTCATCAGCATTTCAATTAAACCGGTGTCGCAGAGTGACAGTGAAAAACTCAGCGAAGCGCTCCACCGCCTCGCCGAAGAAGATCCGACCTTCACTGTGTCGTTCGATCAGGAAACCAGTGAAACCATTATTTCCGGCATGGGCGAACTGCACCTCGAAATTATTGTCGACCGCCTGAAACGTGAATTCGGCGTTCAGGCGGAAGTCGGACGTCCTGAAGTGGCGTATCGTGAAACGGCAACCTCGCCGTCCAACGGTTCCTACAAACACGCCAAACAATCCGGCGGACGCGGCCAATACGGCCACGTTGTGCTGGAGCTTGAGCCGCTCACTGCGGGCAGCGGATTTGAATTCAATAACAAAATTGTCGGCGGACGCATTCCGCAGGAATACATTCCGTCTGTGGAAAAAGGAATTATTCAGGCGCTCGGAAGCGGCCCGTATGCCGGTTATCCGGTCGTTGATATGCGTGTCAATCTGATTGACGGTTCGTATCATGATGTCGACTCCAGCGATTTCGCATTTCAAATCGCCGGGCGCCAAGGCTTTAAACAGCTCTTTATGAAAGGTCATCCGCACCTGCTCGAACCCGTCATGTCCATCGAAGTCACGATGCCGGAAGAATATATGGGACCGGTCAACGGAACCATCTGTCAGCGCCGTGGACGCATTGAATCCATGGATGAGCGCGGCGGCATGAAACTGGTTAGAGGCCATGTGCCGCTGAGCGAAATGTTCGGTTACTCCAATACATTGCGTTCGCTCACACAGGGACGCGCCACCTTTACAATGACTTTTGAGCATTATGAAGCTGTACCGTTCTCCATTGCCGAAGAAGTTGTGAAGAAGCGCCGGGCGGAAGGCAAAGTCCGCGGCGGCGAAGAATAA
- the glmM gene encoding phosphoglucosamine mutase, protein MNNKTMGKLFGTDGVRGMANMGNMTAEQALEIGRAVAYVCKKYHNDCRIRPRIVIGKDTRLSGYMLENALTAGVCSMGVDVLLLGPLPTPGVAFITQDMRADAGIVISASHNPYHDNGIKIFSRTGYKLPDAEEEEIEKLISGRTLRDIRSTEDQIGKAKRIDDAAGRYIVFCKNTFPENLTLDGMKIVLDCANGASYKVAPTIFSELGAEVAAIHVEPDGMNINAGCGSQHTQDLRAKVLATGADVGLAFDGDADRLIAVDETGAELSGDQIIAICAAQMKKSGQLANNLVVGTVMANVGFLTAMKEQHIDVAVTQVGDRYVLEKMLASGAVIGGESSGHIIFHKHHSTGDGMIAALQLLAIMRATGKPLSGLAKIMSVFPQRLINIDVKEKPPVEEITGLPAAVKKAEEELGGKGRVLIRYSGTQNMCRVMVEGPTDEITGRLAETLAGVVRSAIGE, encoded by the coding sequence ATGAACAACAAAACTATGGGAAAACTTTTTGGAACCGACGGCGTTCGCGGTATGGCGAACATGGGAAACATGACAGCGGAGCAGGCGCTCGAAATCGGCCGCGCCGTTGCGTATGTGTGCAAAAAATATCATAACGACTGCCGCATCCGCCCGCGCATTGTCATCGGCAAAGACACACGCCTCAGCGGTTACATGCTCGAAAATGCGCTCACTGCCGGTGTCTGTTCGATGGGCGTCGACGTTTTACTGCTCGGTCCGCTGCCGACGCCCGGTGTTGCATTCATTACGCAGGATATGCGCGCCGATGCCGGCATTGTCATTTCCGCATCACACAACCCCTATCACGATAACGGCATTAAAATTTTTTCGCGCACCGGCTATAAGCTTCCTGATGCCGAAGAAGAGGAGATCGAAAAACTCATTTCAGGCCGAACGCTGCGCGACATCCGCTCCACCGAAGATCAGATTGGCAAAGCCAAACGCATCGACGATGCTGCCGGCCGTTACATCGTATTCTGCAAAAATACATTCCCGGAAAACCTGACGCTTGACGGAATGAAAATTGTTCTCGATTGCGCCAACGGCGCATCATACAAAGTTGCGCCGACTATATTTTCTGAGCTCGGCGCGGAGGTTGCGGCGATTCATGTGGAACCGGATGGAATGAATATTAATGCCGGCTGCGGCTCACAGCATACGCAGGACTTGCGCGCCAAAGTTCTCGCAACCGGCGCCGATGTCGGACTGGCCTTTGACGGCGACGCCGACCGGTTAATTGCTGTTGACGAGACCGGCGCCGAGCTTTCCGGTGATCAGATTATTGCAATCTGCGCGGCACAGATGAAAAAGAGTGGACAGCTTGCAAACAACCTCGTCGTCGGAACCGTTATGGCGAATGTCGGATTCCTTACAGCGATGAAGGAGCAGCACATTGATGTCGCCGTCACGCAGGTCGGCGACCGCTATGTGCTCGAGAAAATGCTCGCCAGCGGCGCCGTCATCGGCGGCGAATCGTCCGGGCACATTATTTTTCATAAGCATCATTCCACCGGCGACGGAATGATCGCCGCGCTGCAGCTGCTCGCCATCATGCGTGCAACCGGTAAACCGCTTTCCGGGCTCGCAAAAATAATGAGCGTATTCCCGCAGCGGCTGATCAACATCGACGTCAAAGAAAAACCGCCCGTCGAAGAAATCACCGGGCTGCCCGCCGCCGTCAAAAAAGCTGAAGAAGAACTCGGCGGCAAAGGCCGCGTGCTCATCCGCTATTCCGGCACACAGAACATGTGCCGCGTCATGGTGGAAGGTCCAACCGATGAAATCACCGGTCGTCTCGCCGAAACTCTCGCCGGTGTGGTTCGCTCCGCGATTGGTGAGTGA
- a CDS encoding serine hydrolase, which translates to MDSKSTETTPEDVGIPSEKILQLLEQLERQGLPMHALAIMRYGKPAAEAYWEPFNKDSLHRAYSISKSFASVAIGILAGDRKLALSDCVIDYFPEYKNCDVHPCIARTTVENLLEMRTPFARGSYMHYADWTKAFFTMEADHPPGTFFRYDTLASVMLGMLVQRLTGMETTEFLRERLFIPAGMREDIQCIQTPCGHDWMGSGILCSARDLLRFGQVCMQSGMFNGKQLIPGDFMRRAVSVRVDNRVGGVWPEHSLGYGYQFWRTPHGFACRGMGSQLVLCVPEADLIVVTLADTQSILPGDTLIMNAVWDMLLPALSDEPLPENPEATRALTAYTAGLSLTPVAGNTTSSAAVQVAGREYVMAQNSMGIKKMHFAFEAESGEWFYENATGTHSLRFGFGKQIRQEFPETHYFGRTMMKSAGKGYDCHASAAWADDNTLVLCCYTTDDYLGTLKISFSFHENELTVYSTKYAEMFFDEYEGIATGCMTPGK; encoded by the coding sequence ATGGACTCTAAATCGACAGAAACAACACCTGAGGATGTCGGTATCCCTTCAGAAAAAATCCTGCAGCTATTAGAACAGTTGGAGCGTCAGGGACTGCCGATGCATGCGCTGGCGATCATGCGTTACGGGAAACCGGCGGCTGAGGCGTACTGGGAGCCCTTTAATAAAGACTCTCTTCATCGCGCGTACTCGATATCAAAGAGTTTTGCCAGCGTGGCCATCGGCATACTGGCGGGCGATAGAAAACTGGCGCTGTCTGACTGCGTAATTGATTATTTCCCTGAATATAAAAACTGCGATGTTCATCCCTGCATTGCCCGCACAACAGTTGAAAATCTGCTGGAGATGCGCACGCCTTTTGCCCGGGGCAGCTACATGCATTATGCCGACTGGACAAAGGCATTTTTTACGATGGAAGCAGACCATCCGCCGGGCACATTTTTTCGTTATGACACGCTCGCCTCAGTCATGCTGGGGATGCTGGTTCAGCGTCTGACCGGCATGGAGACAACTGAATTCCTGCGCGAACGGCTGTTTATTCCGGCAGGCATGCGTGAAGACATCCAATGCATTCAAACGCCATGCGGACATGACTGGATGGGATCCGGCATACTGTGTTCCGCCCGCGATCTGCTTCGATTCGGGCAGGTATGCATGCAGTCCGGTATGTTTAACGGCAAACAGCTGATTCCTGGCGATTTTATGCGCCGGGCCGTGAGCGTACGAGTGGATAACCGCGTTGGCGGTGTTTGGCCTGAACACAGTCTGGGATATGGCTATCAATTCTGGCGCACGCCGCACGGATTTGCCTGCCGCGGCATGGGAAGCCAGCTGGTGCTGTGTGTGCCGGAAGCTGATCTCATCGTAGTCACACTGGCAGATACGCAATCCATTTTGCCGGGAGATACACTGATCATGAACGCAGTATGGGATATGCTGCTGCCGGCGCTGTCAGATGAACCGCTGCCGGAAAATCCCGAGGCGACACGCGCTCTGACAGCATATACTGCCGGACTTTCATTGACACCTGTCGCCGGAAACACGACGTCATCTGCGGCGGTACAGGTCGCCGGACGCGAATATGTAATGGCGCAAAACTCGATGGGTATCAAAAAAATGCACTTTGCATTCGAGGCAGAGTCAGGCGAATGGTTCTACGAGAATGCCACCGGCACGCACAGCCTGCGTTTCGGATTCGGTAAACAGATACGCCAGGAATTTCCTGAGACACACTATTTCGGCCGAACGATGATGAAATCCGCAGGCAAAGGATATGATTGTCATGCTTCTGCGGCCTGGGCGGATGATAACACGCTGGTGTTGTGCTGTTATACAACGGATGATTATCTGGGCACGTTAAAAATAAGTTTTTCTTTCCATGAGAATGAACTAACGGTTTACAGCACAAAGTATGCTGAAATGTTTTTCGATGAATACGAAGGAATCGCGACCGGATGCATGACGCCCGGAAAATAA
- the argS gene encoding arginine--tRNA ligase, with amino-acid sequence MNSKNYSIETRLSAWCAETFIACFPDAVPLADAIGVIPGRNEQFGDCQCEAAMKLAKELKASPRAIAQKFVDTAVLPEEVEKIEIAGPGFINIYLKTDSIAAELQRLQTGDAPGLPDLGEGRTVIIDYSSPNVAKPMHIGHIRSTVIGNALDRLYRAIGYNVIADNHLGDWGTQFGLIILGYREFANQDALKTAPVEELERIYVQSYNRSKEDETWRERAKAELVKLQQGDPENRALWEKFVELTLGEFDKIYKRLDIKFDLYRGESFYNDQLAGVIEKLNAKNLIKESDGALICDLEDEGLNVAIVRKSDGGYNYTTTDIATVLSRTAEFQPAEIIYVTDERQQLHFKQFFALCKKLGVETRLTHVWFGLMRLPEATFSTREGNVIKLEDLLNEAEARALDVVKRSSPEMDEAQQRDVARAVGTGAVKYTDLSQNPQSLVTFTWEKALAMDGNSAPYLQYAYARIASVRDKYAARFPGRNPDDFPILITAASERRLALKLCRFAAAVVTAAKLNRPSVLADYLYELSQLYSSFYQNVPFLKAEEGIRESRIRLCSLTAAVLKNGLALLGIETPDRI; translated from the coding sequence ATGAACAGTAAAAATTATTCAATCGAAACGCGACTTTCTGCGTGGTGCGCTGAAACATTCATCGCATGTTTTCCGGATGCTGTACCGCTTGCCGATGCCATCGGCGTCATCCCGGGCCGTAATGAACAGTTTGGCGACTGTCAATGCGAAGCCGCGATGAAGCTGGCGAAAGAACTGAAAGCCAGTCCGCGCGCGATTGCTCAAAAGTTTGTCGACACTGCCGTTCTGCCGGAAGAGGTTGAAAAAATTGAAATCGCCGGTCCGGGCTTTATTAATATTTATCTGAAAACGGATTCTATCGCCGCAGAACTTCAGCGCCTGCAAACCGGCGATGCGCCGGGACTGCCGGATCTTGGTGAAGGCAGAACGGTTATCATCGACTATTCCAGCCCGAACGTCGCAAAACCGATGCACATCGGGCACATCCGTTCCACTGTTATCGGTAACGCGCTCGACCGCCTGTACCGCGCGATCGGTTACAACGTGATTGCTGATAACCACCTCGGCGACTGGGGAACGCAATTCGGACTTATCATTCTTGGCTACCGTGAATTCGCCAATCAGGACGCACTGAAAACTGCGCCGGTGGAAGAACTCGAACGCATCTATGTGCAGAGCTACAACCGTTCAAAAGAGGACGAAACGTGGCGCGAGCGTGCGAAAGCGGAACTCGTCAAATTGCAGCAGGGCGATCCTGAAAATCGCGCACTGTGGGAAAAATTTGTCGAACTTACGCTTGGCGAATTTGATAAAATCTATAAACGGCTCGACATCAAATTTGATCTTTATCGCGGGGAAAGTTTTTATAACGATCAGCTCGCCGGCGTCATTGAAAAGCTCAATGCAAAAAATCTGATCAAAGAAAGCGACGGCGCACTGATTTGCGATCTTGAGGATGAGGGTCTGAATGTTGCTATCGTGCGCAAGAGCGACGGCGGTTATAATTACACCACCACCGACATTGCCACTGTACTTTCGCGCACTGCCGAATTTCAGCCGGCAGAGATCATTTACGTCACGGATGAACGCCAGCAGCTGCACTTTAAACAGTTCTTTGCGCTCTGTAAAAAACTCGGCGTTGAAACCAGACTTACGCACGTCTGGTTCGGACTCATGCGTCTGCCGGAAGCCACCTTTTCAACGCGCGAAGGCAACGTCATTAAACTCGAAGACCTGCTCAACGAAGCTGAAGCGCGCGCGCTGGATGTGGTTAAACGCTCCAGCCCGGAGATGGACGAAGCGCAGCAGCGCGACGTGGCGCGTGCGGTGGGAACCGGCGCCGTCAAATATACCGATCTCAGTCAGAACCCGCAGAGCCTTGTCACCTTCACCTGGGAAAAAGCGCTTGCGATGGACGGCAATTCGGCGCCGTATCTGCAATATGCGTATGCGCGCATTGCCAGCGTGCGCGATAAATATGCCGCCCGGTTCCCCGGGAGAAATCCTGATGATTTTCCGATTCTCATCACCGCAGCGTCCGAACGCCGGCTCGCTTTAAAACTCTGCCGTTTTGCCGCCGCCGTTGTCACCGCCGCCAAACTTAACCGGCCGAGCGTACTCGCCGATTATCTCTATGAACTTTCACAGCTCTACAGTTCGTTTTATCAAAACGTGCCGTTCCTTAAAGCTGAAGAGGGTATCCGCGAGAGCCGCATCCGCCTCTGCTCTCTCACTGCCGCCGTTCTTAAAAACGGACTCGCCCTGCTCGGCATTGAAACCCCGGATCGGATTTGA
- a CDS encoding DUF2934 domain-containing protein → MPAKKTVTKKNIAKKAPAKKTAAKRTVSQDQFYTMICEAAYFAAQNDGNKKGAVEYWLEAECIIGKRFDVQ, encoded by the coding sequence GTGCCGGCGAAAAAAACAGTTACTAAAAAAAATATTGCAAAAAAAGCCCCGGCGAAAAAGACTGCCGCTAAAAGAACAGTATCGCAGGATCAGTTCTATACAATGATCTGCGAGGCGGCCTATTTTGCAGCCCAGAATGACGGCAATAAAAAAGGAGCCGTTGAGTATTGGCTTGAGGCTGAATGCATTATTGGCAAGCGCTTTGATGTGCAATAA
- a CDS encoding Ig-like domain-containing protein — protein sequence MKKVLRWFLPCLMFSFTATGQLRPRLLLLPGEASSTQRELLWSTDPGIRYELQFSTNLADWSVVDGFPAVAGSLAQQHMLELQNSRKGFFRVLVLDEQPPEIVSRIPADGSFGVRRFSSIKVTLQDATAIDAGSINLTLGTHGTFSVNSSQMYWSTNSLVVDLGGNTALGGYGETVDVALAVSDTLGNSTNYMWQFELEQESEEAENIFVFGSPDAQRSGQRLSGMASVLAARFGGPVRMSNSGQEWEISTVTTNTIVLAYTGDSAPAFAAGQLLANLAPKHVSEIFYRRITALSNDPGEKNLTLHTADVGLPDLIVSGSFSISDDAVLLDMDTEGNLVRALALDATLQLPTAGADFSNTTLYSDGPIKLTLSEGKFLFTPKLKIALHTEGKTVQRFEAQLSGDIECSCVPSQKQPVPIKTALSVNCGSIVSGFGQRWVLCRLASKSNPLLLQKQT from the coding sequence ATGAAAAAGGTGTTGCGGTGGTTTCTTCCGTGTTTAATGTTCAGTTTTACGGCGACAGGCCAGTTGCGTCCCAGACTTCTGCTGCTTCCGGGCGAGGCCAGTTCGACTCAGCGGGAACTGCTTTGGTCGACGGATCCGGGCATCCGCTATGAACTGCAATTTTCCACCAATCTGGCTGATTGGTCGGTAGTGGACGGTTTCCCTGCCGTCGCCGGTTCGCTGGCACAGCAGCATATGCTTGAACTGCAGAATTCGAGAAAAGGGTTCTTTCGCGTTCTGGTTTTGGATGAACAGCCGCCGGAAATTGTATCCCGGATTCCCGCCGACGGCTCGTTTGGCGTACGACGGTTTTCCTCTATTAAGGTGACCCTGCAGGACGCAACTGCCATTGACGCCGGCTCCATCAATTTGACACTGGGGACACATGGAACATTTTCTGTTAATTCCTCTCAAATGTACTGGAGCACCAACTCTCTCGTAGTCGATCTGGGCGGCAATACAGCGCTGGGCGGATATGGCGAAACGGTAGATGTGGCACTGGCGGTCAGCGATACGCTGGGTAATTCCACCAACTACATGTGGCAGTTTGAACTGGAACAGGAGAGCGAGGAGGCGGAGAATATCTTTGTTTTCGGCTCCCCCGATGCACAACGATCAGGTCAGCGGCTTTCCGGGATGGCCTCGGTACTTGCCGCACGGTTCGGCGGCCCGGTTCGTATGTCGAATTCCGGTCAGGAATGGGAAATCTCGACGGTTACCACTAACACCATCGTATTAGCCTATACAGGTGACAGCGCGCCGGCTTTTGCTGCCGGACAGTTGCTGGCCAACCTTGCGCCCAAACATGTCAGTGAGATTTTCTATCGCCGGATCACCGCTTTAAGCAATGACCCGGGTGAAAAAAACCTGACCCTTCACACCGCCGATGTCGGTTTACCGGATTTGATTGTTTCCGGCTCTTTTTCTATTTCTGATGATGCCGTGCTGCTTGATATGGACACAGAGGGGAATCTGGTGAGGGCTTTGGCGCTGGATGCTACGTTGCAGCTCCCGACAGCCGGCGCTGATTTTAGCAATACAACGCTATATTCTGATGGTCCGATAAAGCTTACTCTATCAGAAGGAAAATTTTTGTTCACCCCGAAGCTGAAAATTGCACTGCATACTGAAGGCAAGACCGTACAGCGTTTTGAGGCTCAGCTGTCGGGAGATATCGAGTGTTCTTGTGTGCCGTCCCAAAAACAACCAGTACCTATAAAAACAGCTTTGAGCGTGAATTGTGGCAGCATAGTCAGTGGGTTTGGACAGCGGTGGGTGTTGTGCCGGTTGGCGTCGAAATCAAATCCACTATTACTGCAAAAGCAGACCTGA